The nucleotide window ACCCAGAGACAGACGTTCGCTTTGCTCGGGCAGGAGAAGGTCACCTTGAGGTGCTTCTTCTCCAGCGCCTTCTTGGCCTCCACGCAGTTCTTGGTCGTTCGGAAGGTCAGGTGCGCGCAGCGCCGACGAAGCGGTGCGTCGGCCACGTCTGCCACACCCGCTACACCCacctgctgctccccctgaTTGGCGGCGACTTCCTCCTGGTTGGTCGATTCATCCTGGTTGGTCGATTCATCCTGgttggcttcttcccccttgttggccacttcctcccccttgttggccgcttcttcctcctggtTGGTCGATTCATCCTGgttggcttcttcccccttgttggccgcttccccccccctggcggCGTCCCTGAAGAACCGCGCCTCGTCCACCTCGACCGAGACAAAGAGGGAGACCTCCACACAGAAGCAGTGCATCTTCTCAGTGGCAAACAACCCATTGACGTACTCCTTCACTTTGCCCTCCTCATCCAGGTGGTCCGGGAGGTTCGTTACGAGCAGGTAGCGATTATAAATTTTGGCTGACCCAAAAGAATCCACAAAATTCAGGTGATTCTTTTCCACAGATGCATCTTGATCCCATTGTAGAACCTGTTTGGTCTTCCTCTCATTCCAGGAAGGATTGTCTGCCATTTGGTTTTCTTTGCTTATTCCAAAGGGGTTGTCCTCATCGAATGGGGTCGGCTCTCCTGACTCGTCATGCTGAGTCGCGTCCATTTCAGATGCGAGCTGTGGGTTCTGCTGCCTACTGTGCTTAACTGTTTTGCTGTACTTTGCAAGTTTGGGGGGCTTCGCCGGGTGGGGGATGTGATCCTCGTACGTGGGATAAACCCCATGCTGCGTGGGGTACTCCTCACTGTTTGCGACGTTCCCGTAGGTGTTCCCGCCATGGTGCTGGTCATTACCCGCGTGGGATCTATAGAAGCTGTTGTTATATGGCGGCACTGTGGTAGAGGTGGGCAGGTCCCTGGTACGGGGGGGTATCAAAAGAGGGGGGTGGTTTCCTCCAATCGGGTTAGTCATGCCTGCTTCACCGTGAGAGGAGCTGCCAATCAGGTGAGGGGGAGGCACTCCCTTCATGTGCATGTTCCTACTAGACGTGGGCAGCTGATTAGAGTAGGGCACGTAGGGAGGATGATTcccaggggggggcgccTCAAAggtattctttttataaacgCTTGGAATGAAACTGTTTGGGAATCTCtcggtcattttttttctcttcaaatgggggggtagcggctGGTTGTGTGGCATTCTATTCGCAGAGCCTTCGCTCCCCAGGTGGGGGGATGCATGCTGCAGGTTGTTCGGGTGGCTACTCGGATGGCCGCTCGTGTGGCCACCAGGCTGATTATTAGGGTGGCTGTAATGCGGGTAGGGGTCCATCTGGCTGCCCCTCCCCGACTCGCTAAACGATTGGCCGTACAGCGCCTGCGACctcgggggagggggcggaGGCGGCTGCACGTAGTTGGCGACGTTGCTGAAGTTGGGCGCGTCAAGGAGGGCCATCTGCTCCGGGTGGTGCGCATGACTGTGGTGGGGCGCCTGACTGTGGTGGTACGTCTGACTCTGATGGTGCGCCTGACCGTGGAGGGGCTTATTCTGGTTGCCACCCCTCACTCGGCCGTGCAGGTGGTTGCCGAGGGGAGCCTTCTCCTGCTGACCGAACGACATCTCAGACGCGGAAACAAAATCGCTCATCATATTTGAGTTAGAAGACGGGGCAACAAAGTACGTGCTGGTCTTCACATGAAGCACCATACCCTTGACGTGGTTGCCGTAGGCAAAGCTGTTGGCCATGCTGCTCTGCGATTGTGTGGGAATCGGGTTCTGGTAatatttcctatttttaTATAGCTTTACGGGtgtcttcccatttttaggGTTGGCTAATTTGTCGTGATGCGAGATGATGGAAGCATCGTTGGGGGTTCCTTTCGCTTCATCTGGGTCAGCGAAGTCATCTCCTATGTATCCCTCCCCGTTTGCACCATCAGCGTGGTCTCCCCCTCGCGCAGACGCACCCCTCCCCTCCTGGTAAGTGCCGTAAATGACTTGTATtctcctattttttattttcaaattatctAGAAATTCCTTTGCCCTTTGGGAGGTCTTAACCGAATTGAAGATCACGTGGACCCCCTCATTGTCGTCGATGAAGGAGCTCCTCACTTTGCCGAAGACACTCATTAGGGAAGTTAACCTCTGCGTCGACATGTCTGCGTAGAAATTTAGAAGAATCACCTCCTTGTTTAATTTGGTATTCGTTTCAATTCGATCGTATGGGATTTCGTCTTCTACTActtcgccttcttcttcctcatcggaCGACATGTTCTTTATA belongs to Plasmodium vivax chromosome 3, whole genome shotgun sequence and includes:
- a CDS encoding hypothetical protein, conserved (encoded by transcript PVX_096150A), translating into MWFKSSNSKAEGSEKNFGGQEDAINYEEEEQRKDGVESGVEGGGVNDVVDDVVDDVVDDVVDDVANNVVDVPNDVVEGGAGGKEDISEGGAKGNSTGGKDDDAEERSHQKEDASDEEECPLDDTQISEQIESIIKNMSSDEEEEGEVVEDEIPYDRIETNTKLNKEVILLNFYADMSTQRLTSLMSVFGKVRSSFIDDNEGVHVIFNSVKTSQRAKEFLDNLKIKNRRIQVIYGTYQEGRGASARGGDHADGANGEGYIGDDFADPDEAKGTPNDASIISHHDKLANPKNGKTPVKLYKNRKYYQNPIPTQSQSSMANSFAYGNHVKGMVLHVKTSTYFVAPSSNSNMMSDFVSASEMSFGQQEKAPLGNHLHGRVRGGNQNKPLHGQAHHQSQTYHHSQAPHHSHAHHPEQMALLDAPNFSNVANYVQPPPPPPPRSQALYGQSFSESGRGSQMDPYPHYSHPNNQPGGHTSGHPSSHPNNLQHASPHLGSEGSANRMPHNQPLPPHLKRKKMTERFPNSFIPSVYKKNTFEAPPPGNHPPYVPYSNQLPTSSRNMHMKGVPPPHLIGSSSHGEAGMTNPIGGNHPPLLIPPRTRDLPTSTTVPPYNNSFYRSHAGNDQHHGGNTYGNVANSEEYPTQHGVYPTYEDHIPHPAKPPKLAKYSKTVKHSRQQNPQLASEMDATQHDESGEPTPFDEDNPFGISKENQMADNPSWNERKTKQVLQWDQDASVEKNHLNFVDSFGSAKIYNRYLLVTNLPDHLDEEGKVKEYVNGLFATEKMHCFCVEVSLFVSVEVDEARFFRDAARGGEAANKGEEANQDESTNQEEEAANKGEEVANKGEEANQDESTNQDESTNQEEVAANQGEQQVGVAGVADVADAPLRRRCAHLTFRTTKNCVEAKKALEKKHLKVTFSCPSKANVCLWVGNIIKSFFVNRANVLKSMFAHFGPVKNVKYVQDKNCLFIQYYDVANAIQARNHLYGLQVSNNTLLNIDYSTLGEWEGKQHKVSLTRKRLLDALAYDNGKMKQRLESTLKKRNTGFIDSKVMLLLKKGGGAHHGGSTAGGVRIKRHGTDRSDEHSVKRRPNVNENHSPSTSLHRRKHRSSAVDSHLTSSSANDKNDRTRGGSGHSRHDRRESRRSSKRKGTTTSDRSHHRHHRHHDRHHRRHKKRRSGNSGSADGGDAPGYSSRGEEGSNSEMAKSGPHRDHAEGEVAEGEVAEGAEEEERTDSDFNSLDGVELNDYNEIQKTVSFYVNQKYKCDFISNFYDGNPELKIYPKLNVETKSDVHNLMNIRNSCIDYSVWQLGPTITQKKKFLHICEHFSKKKNLPVIIDKNFTIFIVPMKEDYLKDLGIDNPDFMYAFVLQTKKL